AGAAAGGATGTGTGAGCTCAGACCCACATGAATAAGAACAGAGCCAACTATTAAAAGAACCAGGGCAACATGCATGTTCTAGAACATTCTATCCTCAGCTGACAATCTAGCAAAGGCATTTAAAGACCTTAAAGAGGTTACAAAGCTTTGTTAACTCCAGccaggatggatggatggatagatagatagatagatagatttgaacaaaataaaagaattccATACTCAAACCAAACCTGAAAACTCCCACGTTCCTTAGTTGATGACTTGTATAGCATGAATCGTGGTGGTGTTGGGGGACATGGTCTTCAACACCATGCCCCTCATCCAAGCTGATTTGCAGTCTCGCCGCATTCCACATTcagccttctctccctcctgctgaATTGGCGTCAGCTCATCAGCGGCAACCTGAAAATAGCCTGTCTTCCTGGATTCATATCTTCTGAGCTGGCCAACTGGGTAGCCTTTGGAAGTGGGCCAGCCCTGTTGGCCTTAGACTTTCCAAACTTCCACGGAGCTGTTGGGTAGAATTCTGAGCAATCCCGTGTGGCTTCAGGGTCATGATCCCTGTTGGCTCAGAAGAGGAGCCAGTGCAGCTGTATGGGGcttgaaggtggagagagggtgcCAGACAGGGCCCTGGGGCCTCCAGCAACCTCTGTACACTGTGCCTGCTCCTCCCTGCTGGATAGTGGGTGTCATGAGTCCTGGGGCTGGTAGGTCTTGTCACCATCATGTCTCCAGTGGCAAGGCTAGGGACTGGCACATGGAAGGATCTCGGtaagtttgttgaatgaatgcagcAACCTCCATGGGATATTAGCTTTTTTCTGACCAACCTCCAAAATGGGCCTgtgtgttttaagaaaatttgagTGTAGACTGACcccagaaacaaaaaggaaagataacAAGCTGGAAGCCTTCTACTATGGCAAGTGCCCATGCACCTTTACGTGTGTCTTCACGCTTTGCACAGTTGTGTATATCTTTCATTCGTGGACACAGTTGGCCCAGCACCACCACTGTAATCCCTCGGCCGCCTGGAAATAAACATTCATggctctttcttcccttcccttgcaAGATAGACTCACCACCCTACTCCTCCTGCCAAGGAAGTCAGATCTCCCATTGGAGACCCTCCATGCCACACAGTCTCCTGTTGGGAGGCCCAGCAAGCAGCAGACCCTGCCGAGCCTGCCTGTGCTTCCTCCACAGTTGAGCTCTATCCCCACAGGTCCCCCTGGTTAATCACTTAGCCCAGAAATCAGTCCTGGCTGGGGTTAAGCACAGCTCCTGGACCACCTAGCTGCCCAACACATCTAAACAATGGGATGCAAGAGGAGAGGTGTGTGCAAAGATGATTCCAATGGCAGGAAACAAATTTGGAGTCCTTCAGGTGGAAGACATAGCTGGAAATGGAAGGACCCCAGGCAGGGGTTCATTGCCTTGCAAAGTTGAGCTCCCCATATGCTCCAATGTGGAAGAGGCTGTTTCCTCTGCGCCCCCGGAACCATCTGGTTTTAGCCATTCTGCACAGGCTGGAGAGGGGGCAGAGAGGACTATTAAAGACAATTATGCAGACCAGCTTTGAACGATAGTGTTTAACAAACAACTTTGAGTTCTAATTTTCTGCAAAACACATACTGCAGGTACAATTTGTACTCATTATTGTATATTGGGAAAGTTATTAAAAACACTCAAACTTGGTTGAGACTTCCTATGGCATCATCCCTGGATTTTAATGGGTTTTTATCTAGTTCTATAAAAGATCTCTTTAAACCCAATCGAAGTCCCTGCTTTGGATATCTTGCCACTGAAGGATGGGAAGAGTCCCATTATAAGGTATCAGTGTTTCCTTTGACCCAAATTTGAACAACTTCAACAATCTGCTAAGATTCCGTCAGGAGATAATTTATACTTCTTTTGATGGGCACAGTTACCAAATGACAAAATAACAGTGTTTCGTAACATAAGGGTTAAATCTTAATCTCTGAGGTTTGCAAAGCCGCTACTCGCAGTCTCCTTAAAATTTAATATACCTCGTTAATGCTTCCTTGCAAACACTGAAGGATTTTTATGATTATAATCATGTGTTACAGCACCTAGTACTGTTTCTAAGCAGCATACTAATCAGCTTAATGAGATATTACTGCACTTTTTGTTGACTAAAGCAAAATCCCTTTTATTGTTCTAAAGCCTGtcctttactttattttttcccaaaacatTATCTTGTTTTATTATGTACCAGTAAATATCATGccattgggttttttttttttttttttggccaaatcATAAAATGATCTCTTTCATCTCAGACTGGTGAATGTATTGAATGTAGTAAACGGAAACAGAAGTTCCAAGTGGGTTTATTTGGTCTTATGGGAAAAGTCATTCTGCTCTCAGGCAAACTTTGGACTGAACCAACAGGTACAGGTGCGACAATGGGGCAATGGAGAAAAAGTTTCACACGTAGACCCTTGATTTGTTATTAGGTGTTGAAAGTGGtaaaacattaataatttaaAGGTGAATGAATAATTGCAGTCTGTAAATAGAAAATACAAGGAAGACGATCTGTCGCCAAAACAAATTGGAGGAGCAATGCCATATTGCATAATTGGcatttaataattcatttttttattattgtttttgactAGAATTCCTTAGCATGATTATGTGTAGGTAAGGCATGAAATGCAAATTCCCTGCCCGCCAATGCTATTGATTCATGGCGCCATAGCCGCACCTGGCACGGATCTGAACTCTGCCTCTCTTTTCAGGGATGGAAGAAGCGAGCCTGTGCCTTGGAGTGTCTTCGGCGGAGCCGGAAGCTGAGCCCCACCTGAGCGGCCCCGTCCTCAACGGCCAGTATGCCATGAGTCAGAAGCTGCACCAGATCACCTCCCAGCTCAGCCATGCCTTCCCCGAGCTCCATCCCCGGCCCAACCCCGAGGAGAAGCCCCCCGCATCCCTGGAGGAGAAAGCCCACGTGCCCATGAGCGGCCAGCCCATGGGCAGTCAGATGGCGCTCCTGGCCAACCAGCTGGGCCGGGAGGTGGACACCAGCCTCAACGGGAGGGTGGACCTGCAGCAGTTCCTCAACGGGCAGAACCTGGGTATCATGTCCCAGATGAGCGACATCGAGGACGACGCCCGCAAGAACCGCAAGTACCCGTGCCCGCTCTGTGGCAAGCGCTTCCGCTTCAACAGCATCCTCTCCCTGCACATGCGTACGCACACGGGCGAGAAGCCCTTCAAGTGCCCGTACTGCGACCACAGGGCGGCGCAGAAGGGGAACCTCAAGATCCACCTGCGGACCCACAAGCTGGGCAACCTGGGCAAGGGGCGCGGGCGCGTGCGCGAGGAGAACCGCCTGCTGCACGAGCTGGAGGAGCGTGCCATTCTGCGGGACAAGCAGCTGAAGGGCAGCCTGCTGCAGCCACGGCCCGACCTGAAGCCCCCGCCGCACGCCCAGCAGGCCCCGCTGGCCGCCTGCACCCTGGCCCTGCCCGCCAACCATAGCGTGCCCGATGTGGCCCACCCGGTGCCCTCGCCCAAGCCGGCCAGCGTGCAAGAGGATGCGGTGGCCCCGGCGGCGGGCTTCCGCTGTACCTTCTGCAAGGGCAAATTCAAGAAGCGCGAGGAGCTGGACCGCCACATCCGCATCCTGCACAAGCCCTACAAGTGCACGCTGTGCGACTTCGCGGCTTCGCAGGAAGAGGAGCTCATCAGCCACGTGGAGAAGGCACACATCACCGCCGAGTCGGCCCAGGGCCAGGGCCCCAATGGCGGTGGGGAACAGTCGGCCAACGAATTCCGCTGCGAGGTGTGCGGCCAGGTGTTCAGCCAGGCGTGGTTCCTCAAGGGCCACATGCGCAAGCACAAAGACTCCTTTGAGCACTGCTGCCAGATCTGCGGCCGGCGCTtcaaggagccctggttcctcAAGAACCACATGAAGGTCCACCTCAACAAACTGTCGGTGAAGAACAAGTCCCCCAGCGACCCCGAGGTGCCTGTGCCCATGGGCAGCATGTCCCAGGAGGCCCACGCTAACCTGTACTCCAGGTACCTCTCCTGCCTGCAGAGCGGCTTCATGGCCCCGGACAAAGCCGGCCTGAGCGAGCCCAGCCAGCTCTATGGCAAGGGCGAACTGCCCATGAAGGAGAAGGAAGCGTTAGGGAAGCTGCTGTCTCCCATCTCCAGCATGGCCCACGGCGTCCCGGAGGGGGACAAGCACTCCCTCCTGGGATGCCTCAACCTCGTGCCGCCGCTGAAATCCAGCTGCATCGAGCGGCTGCAGGCGGCTGCCAAGGCTGCGGAGATGGACCCCGTGAACAGCTACCAGGCTTGGCAGCTCATGGCCAGGGGCATGGCCATGGAACATGGCTTCTTGTCTAAAGAGCATCCGCTGCAGCGCAACCACGAAGACACTTTGGCAAACGCCGGGGTTCTGTTTGATAAGGAGAAGCGGGAGTACGTGTTAGTGGGAGCAGATGGCTCCAAGCAGAAAATGCCTGCTGATTTGGTTCACAGCACTAAAGTGGGCAGCCAGAGAGACCTGCCAAGTAAGCTCGACCCTTTAGAAAGCAGTCGGGATTTTTTGTCACACGGGCTGAACCAGACGCTCGAGTATAACCTGCAGGGTCCTGGGAACATGAAGGAGAAGCCCACCGAGTGCCCCGACTGCGGCCGGGTGTTCCGCACCTACCACCAGGTGGTCGTGCACTCCCGTGTCCACAAGCGGGACCGCAAGGGTGAGGAGGACGGGCTGCATGTGGGCCTGGATGAGCGGCGTGGCTCGGGTAGTGACCAGGAGTCTCAGTCGGTGAGCCGCTCCACCACGCCGGGCTCCTCCAATGTCACCGAGGAGAGCGGGGTCGGAGGCGGCCTCTCCCAGACCGGGAGTGCCCAGGAGGACAGCCCGCACCCCTCCTCGCCGTCCTCCTCAGGTAGGTTAGCCGGGAGGTGGGGAgaagcagcttgcacagcagccctGCCCAGGGCTGCCTGGTTCTGCTCCCAGGCCTCCAGTCAGTTCCAAGGCCAGTGGGTCTTGATCGAGGACATGGGTGTGTTGAACACTGGGCCatgcctttctttccctccctgacTGGAGGGAAAGGGCAGTCCTTTCACCTCTTAGGCCTTCCCTTGAGCACTGGCTACCAAGAAAGTAGGttgaggtcaggcatggtggctcatgcctgtaatctcagcactttgggccaccgaggcaggtggatcacttgaggtcagggctttgaggccagcctggccaacatggagaaaccccatctctactaaaagtccaAAAATTAGGCAaacgtgatggtgcatgcctgtaatcctagctattcaggaggctaaggcaggagaatcgcttgagcctgggaggcggaggctgcagtgagccaagatcacaccacagcactccagtctgagtgacagagtgagacactgtctaaaaaaaaaaaaaaaaaaaaaaagagagaaagaagaaagttgcCAGGCGGTACATTTTTCAGTGGACATAATCTACCTTTTTCTTGCAATTGTCCAACCCCATTTCATGGCCTGACGCTGTCGGCTATCATCTCGTCTCTGGAACTCAGGAGCTGGCATTCTGCTCTATCCCTGGGTGTGAATGTGTAAGTTCCAAACTTCACCGTCTTTCTCTCCTGCTTGGCGTAGTCCCATAATTCTCTTACGCAGGCACCGCAGTCTCCCTCCCTAAGCCAAACCTATCTTCTGGCCCCTTCCAAAATTACGACATGGCTCACCTGCCAGATCTGAGTGACCTAAAGAGCCCCACCACTTTCCTCTGATGGTTTGGAAGAGTACAGGCATTTGAAACACAGACGCATGACTGTTATGTCTTAAATTGTACTGTGTTACACGGGCGATACAGCTTTGGGGTCTAAAATAGCAAAGCAGAAAATCTGTCATCAAACTGTCTGTGAAATGATGAAGCTTCTTggcccagttaaaaaaaaaacaaacctaaaacaacaacaacagcaacaacaacaaaaacacgcTAGCCTCAGATGGCTAAATTAAAATCACCACCTAACAGCGGGTAAGGTGTTGCCTTCATCCATATTTCCAAAGCCCCTTACTAATGGGTAGTAAATTGAAAGTTATATCTTTAGCCCTTTATAAAGAAAGCACCTCGCTAATACTGTAATCATTCTGCAGCCTAACAACAGAGGAAATCATGCCATAACAAATACCCTGTTACTAATGGCAACATTGATTTCTGCAATCAGCCATTAAGTCTAGAAAATGAAAGACAGTTTGAGGCACCTCGAGGCACTGCCTTGCCCACTGTTAAAGACGTAGCAGCACACTGTTGagggtcatttttaaaaagttttttcttctttcttgatccCACCCTCACTCCTTGGTTTAGATACCTATTTCGATCTTGGAGGCAATTCACGGCTGCACTTATTAAGTAGATGCCAGTTTTAGCTTTGCTGTTACAGTCATACTCTTCTTCTAGGACAAAATTAGTATTAAAATAAAGTGGGACTCTGCCGGCTTATTACAAACCAGTAAAGAATTGTTAAGACACATAAATCTGGTCTGCACATTCCAGAGATTCCGATAGCACTTAATGCCGCTGCTTAAATACCCATGAAACACACTGTCTACTCCTGGAGTCCTAGACTTGTTTGGGATTTATTACTGATGAGACGCTTAGGAAGTGTCTAACCAGCAGCATGAGTGCCATGGAGGCGTGAGGTCACACTACCTGGAGCGATTGCCACAAGGAACACACTAAGATTCGAGGGAAGGGTTTCCACCATGTAAACATAAATCCCTACACGAGAGGCAGCCAAGTGCCCAGGTGTCCCAATGTCAGGAGGAACTCTTTCTGGTCTCCTAGGATGAGGTCTCCTCTTCTGGcatgtgtcatctctgattttgaaTTGGGACCTTTACAGGACAGGATGCAGACAGCAAACTGTTTCCCCTAAGGTTTTAGAGTGACGTGGAGTTGACATTGACAGATTTCCATCCCTTTCTCAGACCTGAAATGGAAGGTTTTCGGCAGAATATTCCGACACCAAATGTTCAGCTTCACTAATGACGAGTTTACCGTGTTTTTCTCACCTTCTGGCCAAGTGATAGCCCTCATGCTATTCCCATCTCTGTTGCTTGCCCATCTCTCAGTGCTCGGTTGAAAAAACCCATTTTGCTTAAAAAGAACCAACCGTGCTCATGACTCAAAAGAGAATTATACTTGAGTTGTGGTTATCTTCTCACTTTTATTTCCCCTCATTGAAGTATTTTACAATTGTGAATACTGATTCTTTCATTTCTGGttgacttctttgttttcttcatattcaAATTAGACCCTTTCATAATTTTCTGACTAAGTAGGAGAATTGAGGTCATACCAATATGCAACCCGAATCAGCTGTGCGTCTGGGGCATTCAGGTTTCCCTGGGATTTAGGACTCTTAACCAAATCTGGTTAGTCCTCCCTCTTATTTCCAACAAGTTTGACTTGTATAAAAGTGCgattaaaataagcatttaaataaaaatctgggTACAATGGGTATTTTATTATTACCTGTTAAAGAGAAACCTGCAaggtgaaggagagagaaaaaaaatctttaagccCTTAAGTAAAGAAAGAAGTACTTATTAAGGCTTCTATTAAGAAATAACTGCAAAACACGGTTTTACAAATTTCTCAGACTGCATAACAATGTCGCAAAACTTAATTTGCAtcacttgattcttttttttgttgaaaactgggtCAGTAGGGCCTGAGAAACTATTTTTTCAGATCTTAACCAATGAATTCTTCTTTATAAATCGCTGCTCTTAACATGATAGTAGTTCTGAATTCATCATAAAAAACCTTTTTACAGAGCCTCTTAGAACAGATCTCTAGAAGAAGGCTTACAATGAGTGGCAGAGACGTCCTTTGTTATCTGATGTAATTCTTTGCAAAGAAGGATTGGGAACGGAGTGGCTGTTTAAAAATGTCTTGCTCAGACCGAGACGAAGAAGGGGTCAAGTTTGCAATCAAACAGTTATTGCCGAGATGGGCGACTGTCACTGGCTAGGCTAATGTGGGATGCAGCTGTTTGTTATGTGAGCAAAAGAATGTTTGAATCAGTGAACATGTGAAAATGATTCCAGTGAACCAGAAAATGTGTTTGTTCTTTGGCTCTCCAAACTGCTGAGAACCAAGCTTAAGATCAACTGCGAAAACTAGGACCTTTGACAAATTGAGAGGTCATATTTTCTAGCAGAAAATGGACAAAACTAGTCACACAGATCACTTCCCCATCTTccccctttgttttatttttgttgtgttgttgtttatttgactTACCAGTAATTTCACACCGTGGTCAATGTCATTCCTGCCTCCGTGTACAATGCAAAGAGAAACTATTTGGAAAGCAGCAGCTTATAAATTTTACTCTTTTATGACATTTAGAAAGCGGGGTGGCTGTTTCGATACCTCCTCGTTTCTGGCTTGCATGCAGACACTCTTATGGCATTAATCTTTGCATCTTTCTCTAAAACCTCCTCTAAGGCTGAGCTCGAATCCTAGCTTTGCTCTGAGTCAGAAAATGACCAAAGTTCTGTTTCTGCAGATTTTGCTTTGGAAATCACACtcagaataattaaaatttaatgtacTAAGAAACGACACTGTTCATTATATCCAACAGGGCAGTTACCTTCCGAATTCCCCGTAATTTTGGAGTGGGGATAATTGAAGTGTTGATGGTGGGAAGGGGGTAATTGAATGCATTGACCCTCTGTTCATTAAATAAAGTCGGCTAAGTTACAGGATCAATGGAAAGCCAGGGAGAGATGCAAAGATGAAAATATCGTTAACCCCTACTACTTCTGGTATAATATTTTGAGATGGACAAGGATTATTTGGTCAGCTGGGCTAAAAGCCTTGCGACGTCTTCTTTTGTTGTTAGAGCTGCATTCCTGAAATGCTGGGTCTCCATCCCATTGACCACAGCATCAAAGGCCTTTATCTGGGGCGCTCTCGCATTTACATGGGGTGTATAGTGATAtgatagattttctttcttttccacctCTTTTTCTCATGTGgcttcccctccctgcccccattcACGATAACCAGTGCCTGCTCCATACACAAACAAATCCAGGcacccaaaagaagaaaaagaaaaaaaatttgagttTGAGGATTaagatcttcatttttttttttttttttttttttttgcttgtgcaTTCCAATTGTTCTTAAAATATTTGGCAATGTCAATTAGTAACTGAGCAGAGTTAGCTGATGAACACAATTTTCCAGTAGACTGAGCACCCTATTGTTGCCGAGCGAACAGCAGATTTCTGAGGTCATTATCATTCGCTGGTTGCTTGGCCCAGCTGCTTCCTGCTGCAAAAGCCAAACTTTATACCGGAGCTCGGGGAGGCTGCAGCAACAGGGGGCTggaaggggggagaggggagctGGCTGCAGAGCCGAAGACAGTCA
The sequence above is a segment of the Macaca nemestrina isolate mMacNem1 chromosome 20, mMacNem.hap1, whole genome shotgun sequence genome. Coding sequences within it:
- the LOC105495610 gene encoding zinc finger protein 536 isoform X8, with the protein product MAYRFLGERMEEASLCLGVSSAEPEAEPHLSGPVLNGQYAMSQKLHQITSQLSHAFPELHPRPNPEEKPPASLEEKAHVPMSGQPMGSQMALLANQLGREVDTSLNGRVDLQQFLNGQNLGIMSQMSDIEDDARKNRKYPCPLCGKRFRFNSILSLHMRTHTGEKPFKCPYCDHRAAQKGNLKIHLRTHKLGNLGKGRGRVREENRLLHELEERAILRDKQLKGSLLQPRPDLKPPPHAQQAPLAACTLALPANHSVPDVAHPVPSPKPASVQEDAVAPAAGFRCTFCKGKFKKREELDRHIRILHKPYKCTLCDFAASQEEELISHVEKAHITAESAQGQGPNGGGEQSANEFRCEVCGQVFSQAWFLKGHMRKHKDSFEHCCQICGRRFKEPWFLKNHMKVHLNKLSVKNKSPSDPEVPVPMGSMSQEAHANLYSRYLSCLQSGFMAPDKAGLSEPSQLYGKGELPMKEKEALGKLLSPISSMAHGVPEGDKHSLLGCLNLVPPLKSSCIERLQAAAKAAEMDPVNSYQAWQLMARGMAMEHGFLSKEHPLQRNHEDTLANAGVLFDKEKREYVLVGADGSKQKMPADLVHSTKVGSQRDLPSKLDPLESSRDFLSHGLNQTLEYNLQGPGNMKEKPTECPDCGRVFRTYHQVVVHSRVHKRDRKGEEDGLHVGLDERRGSGSDQESQSVSRSTTPGSSNVTEESGVGGGLSQTGSAQEDSPHPSSPSSSDIGEEAGRSAGVQQPALLRDRSLGSAMKDCPYCGKTFRTSHHLKVHLRIHTVCVHTIPNRKERSDLYSQVVLAQPPGNLKGEKPYKCPHCDYAGTQSASLKYHLERHHRERQNGAGPLSGQPPNQDHKDEMSSKASLFIRPDILRGAFKGLPGIDFRGGPASQQWTSGVLSSGDHSGQATGMSSEIPSDALKGADLPAKSTHFSEIGRAYQSIVSNGVNFQGSLQAFMDSFVLSSLKKEKDVKDKALADPPSMKVHGVDGGEEKPSGKSSQRKSEKSQYEPLDLSVRPDAASLPGSSVTVQDSIAWHGCLFCAFTTSSMELMALHLQANHLGKAKRKDNTIGVTVNCKDQAREASKMALLPSVQSNKDMGLSSMIGSLDSASEKMAQGQVKETLGEQKSGTWTSHVDPAFCNFPSDFYKQFGVYPGMVGSGASSSCPNKEPDGKAHSEEDAPILIPETTSKNTTDDLSDIASSEDMDSSKGENNDEEDVETEPEMMTKPLSALSKDSSSDGGDSLQPTGAPQPVQGLVSPLSQAPEKQWHSQGLLQAQDPLAGLPKPERGPQSLDKPMNMLSVLRAYSSDGLAAFNGLASSTANSGCIKRPDLCGK
- the LOC105495610 gene encoding zinc finger protein 536 isoform X6, producing MAYRFLGERMEEASLCLGVSSAEPEAEPHLSGPVLNGQYAMSQKLHQITSQLSHAFPELHPRPNPEEKPPASLEEKAHVPMSGQPMGSQMALLANQLGREVDTSLNGRVDLQQFLNGQNLGIMSQMSDIEDDARKNRKYPCPLCGKRFRFNSILSLHMRTHTGEKPFKCPYCDHRAAQKGNLKIHLRTHKLGNLGKGRGRVREENRLLHELEERAILRDKQLKGSLLQPRPDLKPPPHAQQAPLAACTLALPANHSVPDVAHPVPSPKPASVQEDAVAPAAGFRCTFCKGKFKKREELDRHIRILHKPYKCTLCDFAASQEEELISHVEKAHITAESAQGQGPNGGGEQSANEFRCEVCGQVFSQAWFLKGHMRKHKDSFEHCCQICGRRFKEPWFLKNHMKVHLNKLSVKNKSPSDPEVPVPMGSMSQEAHANLYSRYLSCLQSGFMAPDKAGLSEPSQLYGKGELPMKEKEALGKLLSPISSMAHGVPEGDKHSLLGCLNLVPPLKSSCIERLQAAAKAAEMDPVNSYQAWQLMARGMAMEHGFLSKEHPLQRNHEDTLANAGVLFDKEKREYVLVGADGSKQKMPADLVHSTKVGSQRDLPSKLDPLESSRDFLSHGLNQTLEYNLQGPGNMKEKPTECPDCGRVFRTYHQVVVHSRVHKRDRKGEEDGLHVGLDERRGSGSDQESQSVSRSTTPGSSNVTEESGVGGGLSQTGSAQEDSPHPSSPSSSDIGEEAGRSAGVQQPALLRDRSLGSAMKDCPYCGKTFRTSHHLKVHLRIHTVCVHTIPNRKERSDLYSQVVLAQPPGNLKGEKPYKCPHCDYAGTQSASLKYHLERHHRERQNGAGPLSGQPPNQDHKDEMSSKASLFIRPDILRGAFKGLPGIDFRGGPASQQWTSGVLSSGDHSGQATGMSSEIPSDALKGADLPAKSTHFSEIGRAYQSIVSNGVNFQGSLQAFMDSFVLSSLKKEKDVKDKALADPPSMKVHGVDGGEEKPSGKSSQRKSEKSQYEPLDLSVRPDAASLPGSSVTVQDSIAWHGCLFCAFTTSSMELMALHLQANHLGKAKRKDNTIGVTVNCKDQAREASKMALLPSVQSNKDMGLSSMIGSLDSASEKMAQGQVKETLGEQKSGTWTSHVDPAFCNFPSDFYKQFGVYPGMVGSGASSSCPNKEPDGKAHSEEDAPILIPETTSKNTTDDLSDIASSEDMDSSKGENNDEEDVETEPEMMTKPLSALSKDSSSDGGDSLQPTGAPQPVQGLVSPLSQAPEKQWHSQGLLQAQDPLAGLPKPERGPQSLDKPMNMLSVLRAYSSDGLAAFNGLASSTANSGCIKRPDLCGINSF
- the LOC105495610 gene encoding zinc finger protein 536 isoform X9, yielding MAYRFLGERMEEASLCLGVSSAEPEAEPHLSGPVLNGQYAMSQKLHQITSQLSHAFPELHPRPNPEEKPPASLEEKAHVPMSGQPMGSQMALLANQLGREVDTSLNGRVDLQQFLNGQNLGIMSQMSDIEDDARKNRKYPCPLCGKRFRFNSILSLHMRTHTGEKPFKCPYCDHRAAQKGNLKIHLRTHKLGNLGKGRGRVREENRLLHELEERAILRDKQLKGSLLQPRPDLKPPPHAQQAPLAACTLALPANHSVPDVAHPVPSPKPASVQEDAVAPAAGFRCTFCKGKFKKREELDRHIRILHKPYKCTLCDFAASQEEELISHVEKAHITAESAQGQGPNGGGEQSANEFRCEVCGQVFSQAWFLKGHMRKHKDSFEHCCQICGRRFKEPWFLKNHMKVHLNKLSVKNKSPSDPEVPVPMGSMSQEAHANLYSRYLSCLQSGFMAPDKAGLSEPSQLYGKGELPMKEKEALGKLLSPISSMAHGVPEGDKHSLLGCLNLVPPLKSSCIERLQAAAKAAEMDPVNSYQAWQLMARGMAMEHGFLSKEHPLQRNHEDTLANAGVLFDKEKREYVLVGADGSKQKMPADLVHSTKVGSQRDLPSKLDPLESSRDFLSHGLNQTLEYNLQGPGNMKEKPTECPDCGRVFRTYHQVVVHSRVHKRDRKGEEDGLHVGLDERRGSGSDQESQSVSRSTTPGSSNVTEESGVGGGLSQTGSAQEDSPHPSSPSSSDIGEEAGRSAGVQQPALLRDRSLGSAMKDCPYCGKTFRTSHHLKVHLRIHTVCVHTIPNRKERSDLYSQVVLAQPPGNLKGEKPYKCPHCDYAGTQSASLKYHLERHHRERQNGAGPLSGQPPNQDHKDEMSSKASLFIRPDILRGAFKGLPGIDFRGGPASQQWTSGVLSSGDHSGQATGMSSEIPSDALKGADLPAKSTHFSEIGRAYQSIVSNGVNFQGSLQAFMDSFVLSSLKKEKDVKDKALADPPSMKVHGVDGGEEKPSGKSSQRKSEKSQYEPLDLSVRPDAASLPGSSVTVQDSIAWHGCLFCAFTTSSMELMALHLQANHLGKAKRKDNTIGVTVNCKDQAREASKMALLPSVQSNKDMGLSSMIGSLDSASEKMAQGQVKETLGEQKSGTWTSHVDPAFCNFPSDFYKQFGVYPGMVGSGASSSCPNKEPDGKAHSEEDAPILIPETTSKNTTDDLSDIASSEDMDSSKGENNDEEDVETEPEMMTKPLSALSKDSSSDGGDSLQPTGAPQPVQGLVSPLSQAPEKQWHSQGLLQAQDPLAGLPKPERGPQSLDKPMNMLSVLRAYSSDGLAAFNGLASSTANSGCIKRPDLCG
- the LOC105495610 gene encoding zinc finger protein 536 isoform X5 translates to MAYRFLGERMEEASLCLGVSSAEPEAEPHLSGPVLNGQYAMSQKLHQITSQLSHAFPELHPRPNPEEKPPASLEEKAHVPMSGQPMGSQMALLANQLGREVDTSLNGRVDLQQFLNGQNLGIMSQMSDIEDDARKNRKYPCPLCGKRFRFNSILSLHMRTHTGEKPFKCPYCDHRAAQKGNLKIHLRTHKLGNLGKGRGRVREENRLLHELEERAILRDKQLKGSLLQPRPDLKPPPHAQQAPLAACTLALPANHSVPDVAHPVPSPKPASVQEDAVAPAAGFRCTFCKGKFKKREELDRHIRILHKPYKCTLCDFAASQEEELISHVEKAHITAESAQGQGPNGGGEQSANEFRCEVCGQVFSQAWFLKGHMRKHKDSFEHCCQICGRRFKEPWFLKNHMKVHLNKLSVKNKSPSDPEVPVPMGSMSQEAHANLYSRYLSCLQSGFMAPDKAGLSEPSQLYGKGELPMKEKEALGKLLSPISSMAHGVPEGDKHSLLGCLNLVPPLKSSCIERLQAAAKAAEMDPVNSYQAWQLMARGMAMEHGFLSKEHPLQRNHEDTLANAGVLFDKEKREYVLVGADGSKQKMPADLVHSTKVGSQRDLPSKLDPLESSRDFLSHGLNQTLEYNLQGPGNMKEKPTECPDCGRVFRTYHQVVVHSRVHKRDRKGEEDGLHVGLDERRGSGSDQESQSVSRSTTPGSSNVTEESGVGGGLSQTGSAQEDSPHPSSPSSSDIGEEAGRSAGVQQPALLRDRSLGSAMKDCPYCGKTFRTSHHLKVHLRIHTVCVHTIPNRKERSDLYSQVVLAQPPGNLKGEKPYKCPHCDYAGTQSASLKYHLERHHRERQNGAGPLSGQPPNQDHKDEMSSKASLFIRPDILRGAFKGLPGIDFRGGPASQQWTSGVLSSGDHSGQATGMSSEIPSDALKGADLPAKSTHFSEIGRAYQSIVSNGVNFQGSLQAFMDSFVLSSLKKEKDVKDKALADPPSMKVHGVDGGEEKPSGKSSQRKSEKSQYEPLDLSVRPDAASLPGSSVTVQDSIAWHGCLFCAFTTSSMELMALHLQANHLGKAKRKDNTIGVTVNCKDQAREASKMALLPSVQSNKDMGLSSMIGSLDSASEKMAQGQVKETLGEQKSGTWTSHVDPAFCNFPSDFYKQFGVYPGMVGSGASSSCPNKEPDGKAHSEEDAPILIPETTSKNTTDDLSDIASSEDMDSSKGENNDEEDVETEPEMMTKPLSALSKDSSSDGGDSLQPTGAPQPVQGLVSPLSQAPEKQWHSQGLLQAQDPLAGLPKPERGPQSLDKPMNMLSVLRAYSSDGLAAFNGLASSTANSGCIKRPDLCDGKTQSSLEELILHILAIDAVGR